The DNA window AGGATTGCCAGAAACTGGCCCAATTGCGACAACGCGCAAAGAGCCACAAAGATAGTTAAGACGATCAACAACTGCGAATCCGCCATGCGAGATTTCTCCTAGGAGCTTCGGCTGAGGAGCCGGAATCCAAGATCTTTCTTATGCTTCTGAAGGGTAATTGCCGTGTGCATCCCGGTAAGCCTGGCGGCCAGCCTCGACGGCGGCATTCACCTGCTCCCGTTGCCGAAGAACTGCTTCGCGACCACGTTCAACGAAATCGCTTGCTTGTTCCTTGAGTTCACCGGACTTTCGTTTGACAAATTCACGGCTGTCCTCAGCCTTCCCCTTGAGCATTGCGCGTGTCTCTTCGCCGGATTTCGGCGCGAAAAGCAGGCCGAGAGCCAACCCCACACCGGCACCCAAAAAGAAATAAGGCAGGTTGTTTCTGTCGTCCATAATTTGTGTCTCCTCCAAGGTACTGCTGGTTTCAGTGTACATGCTAAGCTCGACTCGTGCCGATGCAGAAACCCACGAAAAAGCTCGATCGAAATGCACTGCAGCACTATGCATCGATGCTGCTGGCACAACGGGCGATGACAAGCGGGGAACTCCGTCAAAAGATGCGATTGAAAGCCATCGACGCCGCTGACATCGACCCTGTCATCGCACAATTGACCGAATATGGAGCTCTCAACGACGCACGTTACGCCGAAGCGTACGCAAGCGCAAGAAAAGAGAATCAACGCTTCGGACAAGCACGAGTATTTCGAGATCTCAACAGGAAAAAGATTCCATCCAGTCTGGCCAAAGCAGCGATCGAACTCACGTACTCAGGCACTGACGAGTTGACACTCATTGAGGACTATTTGTTACGTAAGTTCCGTGGCAAAAACCTGAGCGAATTCCTGGCCGAACAGAAGAATCTCGCCTCCGCCTTTCGCCGGCTCCGCACCGCAGGCTATTCCGCTTCCGGCTCGCTCCAGGTCCTGCGCCGCTTCAGCCAAGCCGCTGAGGAGATTCACGAAGACGACCTCAAAGAAGACGAACAGACCGATTAGCAGCCATCCGGGAACGAAGGATTGTGTAATAGAGGAGAGGCCTCCATCGTTTGGATTGGCCTCGCAGGAAAGGACTCACCCCTCTGGCAACGTTACCCCATCATCCGATCATCGTCGCGCTCGACGTAGAAAACAGCGCACAAGCCCTGGACCTGATCGACAAACTCGGCGACAGCGTCGACTTCTATAAAGTCGGTATGGAACTTTTTGCCGCGGAAGGCACAAGCATTGTCCGGGAGATCCTCGGTCGCCAGAAGAAGGTTTTTCTGGACCTCAAGTTCCACGACATCCCGGAGACGGTCAAGCGAGCCGTGGCTCGCGCCGCCGAACTCGGAGTCCACCTGTTGACGGTCCACGCGCATCGCCAGGTTATGGAAGCCGCCGTGGCCGGCAAAGCAGGATCAGACTTGAAGGTACTCGGCGTTACGGTGCTGACCAGCATTGGCGAGAACGATCTTGCCGACATGGGCTACCCGAACGGAACCACCATCGCCGGACTGGTGCAGCAACGCGTCGGGCTCGGCATGGATGCGGGCGTAGATGGCTTCGTTTGTTCGCCGTTGGAGGTTGGCTCCGTACGGCAACAAACAGGGAGCAGCAAAATCTTAGTGACCCCGGGAGTCCGCTCCGCAGGCAAGGATCAAGGAGACCAGAAGCGCGTCGCGACACCGCAACAAGCGATGGCCGACGGCGCCAGCTATCTCGTCATTGGACGCCAGATCACCCGAAGCGCAAATCCCAAAATCGAAGCCGAGGCAATTCAGCGCGAGATCTCCCAGCCAATGGGGTAAAGTTCCGCGCTCCATGCCAATAACTGACAGGGCGGGTTCTCAAACCCGCCCTCTTTGCTGTCTTTACTGGAGAGGGATCGCTTTCCCGAGCGAAGTCGGCAGCGGCACCCGAAGCAGTTGTGCGATGGTCGCAGCGATGTCGAGATTGGAAACCGGATCCAGCGTTCCGCGCTTCTTCACCCCGGCGCCGCTGGCAATGAAAATTGGATTCATATCCGGATCGCTCGCGATATAGCCATGGCTCCCGCCCACTTGCAGCGGAGCCGCCGTCACCGGGCCACCCGTTGCCCCCGAGAAGGAATAGCCGGTCTTGGCAGATAAGAGCAGATGACCGAATTGCGGATCTTTGTCCGGAGTGGGCAAGCCGAGCGCAGAGTAATCTTCCACGCCATAGATTTTGTCGATTCCCTCCAACCCTGTCAGCAGTTCGCGGACCTTCGCCACCTGCGAAGGATCTTCCAAGTAGACGAAAGCGGTGCCGCCCTCGGGTAGCACATAGACTTTGCGCCCCAAGCCAGCAGACTCCAGCACTGCGTTCGGCTTGATCTGTTTCGAGTAGGCTTTGAAGCCGTGGTCGGAAACGATCAGGAAAGTGGTCTGATCAGCAAGTCCGGCTTCTTGCACCGCCTGCACCAGCTTCTCGACACAACTGTCGACAAAAGCAATGGCGCCGCGGCCACCGAGGGTGTTGGGTCCGTACTGGTGGTGCATGGAATCGAGCGTAAGCAAGTGGAAGAGTAAAAGATCGGGCTTGTGTTGCTTGATGAGATAGACACCGGCCTTCGTCCAGACCTGGTCGCGATAGAGGATATTCGCCTTGCTGAAGTCCTGCAACTCTTCGGCGCGAATCGCACCCTTCGCAATCATCTCCTTTTCCAGCGGTCCGTCCGCGCTGGCCCACTCTCGAAAGGCCCAGGTGATCCCGGGCGCGTTGTGGATCGCCACCCAATCCACTTGCGCGGTTGTCAAACCGGCCTTGTGGGCGGCATCGTAGACCGTCGGGACATGCACCATCTTCTCCTTGTCGATCATCGGCTCCACCTTGATCGGCGGCCAGGAACCGGTCTTGGTAATGGTTCCATTGGCCAGCAAGCCGTGCTGGTCTGCTTTAACGCCAGTCACCATCGTGGTGTGGTTGGGCCAGGTGACAGTCGGGTTGATCGAAGTCATGGGCCCACTGATCCCATTCGCCATCAGCTTGCGCAACGTAGGGATCGGGAGCTTCGGGTCATTCAGTGCGTAGGCAGGAAAACCATCCAGGGAGATCACAATCACCTTGGATCGCGTCTGAGCGGAGAGAGTCAGACAGAGGAGCGCGAGGAGAAGTTTCATAGGCAATCCAAATTGTAGTGCGCTATGATTTCAATATTCAAAGTAGACCATATTCTACTGAGTAGACCCATGAATCCAGACACTTCCACCCCCGAAGAAATCGAACTCGAAGCACAGCTTTCGACACCCACTGCGGCAGACATTGAAGCCGCCCGCCAACTGGGCGGAGACGTCGTCCTGCTCGGCGCCGGCGGCAAAATGGGACCCACCTTGGCCATGCGGATTCACCGCGCCATCGAAGAGGCTGGGGTGAAGCATCGAGTGATCGCCGTTCTGCGCCGCGACAAGGGCGAACTCGGGAAAGGCATTGCAGTCGTAGAGGCCGACCTCATGGATCCCAAGGCGATCGAAGCCCTTCCTGACGCGCCGAACCTCATCTATCTGGTGGGCCGTAAGTTCGGTTCCCTGGGCCAGGAGCACCTTACTTGGGCGACCAATAGCTGGGTCAGCGGCATGTGTGCGTACCGCTACCGTGAGTCGCGCAATGTTGTTTTCTCAACCGGCAATGTGTATCCGCTGGTCGACGTCCAATCCGGCGGCGCAACCGAGCAAACTCCAACCGGGCCGGTGGGTGAGTATGCGCAATCGGCTTTGGGTAGAGAGCGCGTCTATGAATACTTCGCCACCCAATACCAAACGCCGACCCTGATCTTCCGGCTGAACTACGCGATCGATCTGCGCTATGGAGTGCTGCTCGACATCGGCAGCAAGGTCTTCCGGCAGGAGCCGGTCGACCTCACCACGGGCTATGTCAATGTGATCTGGCAGGGCGAGGCAAACTCTTACTGCCTGCGCAGCCTGGCTCTTTGCTCCTCGCCGGCAAAACTGCTGAATGTAACGGGCGCAGAAACGGCGAGCGTGCGCGACATCGCCAAGCGCTTTGGCGAAATCTTTGGCCGTGAAGTCAGGTTTACGGGGGAGGAGGCGCCAACCGCCTTGCTCAATAACGCCTCCCACTGTCATGAACTCCTCGGGAAACCGGAACTCAGCATTGAGGCGATGATTCGCATGCAGGCAGAATGGATTTTATCGGGAGGCCGGCGTCTCGGCATCCCCACTAAGTTTGAGAAACGCGATGGAAAATTCTAAGCAGAGTTGGCGGCAGAAATTAGCGCAGGGAGTGGTCATTCCAGCGCACCCACTGGCCTTGACGGAAGGCAGAAAGCTGGATGAGCGTCACCAACGGGCTCTCTCTCGCTATTACCGGGATTCCGGCGCGGGCGGCATCGCAGTCGCCGTCCATACGACACAGTTTGAAATCCGTGAGCCGTCGATCGGCCTGTTTGAGCCCGTGCTGGCGCTGGCGGCACAGGAAGCCGGCGACATGATCCGGATCGCGGGCGTGTGCGGCAAGACGGCACAGGCCACCAAGGAAGCAAGGATTGCGGCGGATCTCGGCTATCATGCCGGGCTGCTCAGCCTCGCCGCCATGCGCGGAGCAAGCGTCGAGGAGTTGATCGTACATTGCCGGGCGGTCGCAGAGGTGATTCCGGTGCTTGGCTTCTATCTCCAGCCAGCAGTGGGTGGCATTGAGTTACCAGTCGAGTTCTGGCGCCGATTTGCGCAGATCGAGAACGTTGTAGGCATTAAGATTGCGCCGTTCAATCGCTACGCCACCTTGGATGTGGTGCGAGGCGTAGCCGAATCTGGCAGGGCGCATGAAGTGGCACTCTATACAGGAAATGACGACCATATCGTGCTCGACCTGCTCGGGGCGAATCGGATTGTCGGCGGTCTGCTCGGCCACTGGTCGGTTTGGACCAGGAAAGCGGTCGAGTTGCTCCACTCGATCCATGCCGCCAAGGGTGCTGATAGAGGCTGGTTCGAGACAGCGGATCAAGTCACCGACATGAACGCAGCCCTCTTTGACGTCCGGAATCATTTTCACGGCTGCATTGCCGGAATCCATGAAATCTTGCGGCGGCAGGGACTCCTGCGGGGCCGCTGGTGCCTGAATCCAAACGAAGATCTATCTCCCGGCCAAGCCGAGGAGCTAGACCGGGTTTGCCACGCCTATCCCCATCTGATCGACGATGCGTTTGTAAAGGAAAACCTCGATCGATGGCTGGCTGATTGACGGGGGACGCATGCCGGTTTAGGCTGGTAGCAAGGCTGAATCTGAGATGACCCGCTTTGCGCCGTCCAAACATTTTGTGTACATGGGGCTTGTAGCGGTATTGCTGGGCCTGATGTCCGCTTGGGTGGGTTGGCAATGGACGCCAGCCATCGTTCCGGCCGCCTTATTCTTCGCCAGCGCCCTGTTTTTGTTCTGGCTCAGCTTGCATCCTGTCATTGAAATCACGGATCGTGAATTGGCCATCGGTCGGCGCGTCATTCCGTGGAGTTCCATCACCCGGATCGAAACTACGGGTTGGCTCACCCCATTGGTGCTAAAACTCACAGTGGAAACGGGACGCAAGATCGTTTTGTTGTATGCCGGGGATCTGGAGAGTTCTGGCCGGCTCAAAGAAATGGTTTGCAATTGTGCCCCCCACGCACTGCTCGATGGCATGCCGCAAGGAAAACGGCAGGCCACCATTGTGGTGCGCAATGGAAGCACAGCCGAGGTGGAAAAACACGCGATTCTGACCCTTGAGGACGAGGCTGAAGTGGAACGGATGTTCCAGCGCTTGCGTGAGGTGGGCCATCTGGATCCAACGCGCACCCCTGAGGATCGCTAAGCGTTTGAGAAAGATTCAACTCGGGCTCAGCGTTTTGGTGTTGGGTGCCGTATTGTGGCTGGCCCGCGCCCCGATTCTAACGGGTTTGGCTCAATACCTGGTCCAGGCCGAGACTCCGAAGAAGGCCGATGTCATCATTGTGCTGGGTGGGGATACAGTGGGCAGCCGCATCCTGACGGCATGCCAGTTGGCAGAACAAAACTATTCACAAAGGATTTGGGTGAGCGGTATCCAAGGGATCTATGGCTTCTGGGAGTCTGACCTGGCCAAGCAGTATGCAACTGGCAGAGGATGCCGGGCGGAATGGCTGACCCCACTCCACAACAACGTCGACTCCACCACCGATGAAGCCCATATAATTGCACCCGCACTCCGCGCGCAGGGCGTGAAAAGTTACCTTCTGGTGACTTCGAATTTTCATACGCGCCGGGCAGGAGATCTCTTTCGCAAGGCCACTCCGGAGATGGAAGTCACCGTAGTGGCGTCGAGCAATAGCGGTTTTTCCGTCGACGGATGGTGGCACGACCGCCGTAGCCGAAAGACCTTTGCCTACGAGTGGATCAAGACCATCACTTCCTGGATGGGCATGTAACATGGCCATGGGCACCTTCCGCACCACGGTAGACATTGCTTGGCCCTACCTCCGGCGATACAAACGCGGACTGGCGATTGGAAGTTTTTGCCTGATCGCTAAAACCGTACTGGCGGTGATCAATCCCATCCTGCTGCGCGACGGCTTTGACGCCCTGCTCGGTGGCTTTGAATTCGGCAAGCTGTGGAAGTTCGGAGCAGCTCTGCTGGTGGTCGCCTTATTCCGCGCGGCAGCGCAATTCTATGCGCGCCTGATCCTGGTGAGCATTTCCCGCGATGTCGAATTCGACATGCGCAACGATCTCTTCTCTCACCTGGTGCGTCTGAGCCCGAACTTCTACCAGCAAATGCGCACCGGCGACATCATGGCGCGTGCGACGAATGACCTGAATCAGGTGCGAATGATGCTCGGTCCAGGCGTGATGTATTGGGCCGAAACGACCCTAACCACAACGCTGGCGATCAGCGTCATGGCAAGCGTCGACTGGCAGATGACGCTGATCGCGCTGATTCCGGCGCCGCTGGTGAGTCTTGTCGTGGTCTACTTTGGCCAGAAGATCCACAAGCGCTTTGAGAAGATCCAGGCCCAGTTCAGCGACATTTCCAGCCGCGCGCAGGAGAATCTGAATGGAGCTCGCATTGTGCGGGCTTACGCCCAGGAAGACGCGGAGATCCACAAGTTTGAAGAGTTGAACCGAGACTACATCAAGTCGAATCTCGGCTTGGCGAGAGACACCGGAATCTTCTATCCGCTGATGCAGACCCTCGTGGGCTGTACCTTTCTATTGGTGTTGTGGGCAGGAGGATGGCAGCTATACCAGGGCAAGATCACGCTCGGCTCCTTCGTGATGTTCCAGACCTATATGGGGATGCTGATCTGGCCGATGATCGCCTTTGGCTGGGTGATCAATTTGACGCAGCGCGGCACGGCCAGCTTGAAACGATTGCGGGAAATTCTCGATGCCAATCCGTCGATTGTCGCCCCAGCACAACCGCTTCCGCTTGAGGCGGTGCGCGGCGAGATTGTATTTGAGAATGTGAGCGCCTGCTTTGGTGAAGTGATCGCGCTCGACTGCATCAATTTGCGCATTCCCGCCGGGACAACCGCAGCAATTGTCGGCCGGACCGGATCGGGGAAGACGACCTTGCTCAATCTGACCACGCGGCTGCTGGACCCCAGTACAGGCCGCGTGTTGATTGATGGCCTGGATCTGCGCAAACTCGACCCGGAACAACTGCGGCGTCACGTCGGTTTTGTCCCACAAGAGACCTTTCTCTTCAGCACTTCCTTGACGGAGAATATCGCGCTGGGGGAACCCAAGGCGACCGAGCAGCAGGTACGGGACGCATCCGCCAAGAGTGGCTTGGCGGATGATATCGCAAGTTTCCCCGAAGGCTATGAAACAGTCATCGGAGAACGTGGGATTACTCTTTCCGGAGGGCAAAAGCAGAGAACCGCCATTGCACGAGCGATCTTGCGCGACCCTGCCATTCTTATCCTGGACGATGCGCTGTCCAGCGTCGATACCGTCACCGAAGAGAAAATTCTGTCGCAGTTGCGCAATGTCATGGCCGGACGCACCGCCCTGTTTGTGTCGCATCGCGTTTCCACAGTGAAGGATGCCGACATCATCTTTGTTCTGGATCAAGGCAAAATTGTCGAACAGGGCAAGCATACCGAACTGATCGCCAATGGCGGTTATTACGCCGAGTTGTACCAGCGGCAGGCGCTCGAAGAAGAGTTAGAACACACAGGGTAGCGCTAAGCTATTCCTATCTATGTTTCGCGGTACAACACTCCTTCTTTTCCTTGCTTCCTTGTCTCTCTTTGGGCAGAAAACGCTCTTCGATCCTTCTATCGCACAGAAGCCTGAACTCAAGAAGGCGTTTGCCGAGGTCGAGGCGCGCAAGGATGCGATTTGGAAGGAGTGGATTACGCTCACCGAGATCCCTTCGCCATCCAATCAGGAGAAGTTGCGGATCGCCTACATGAAATCGGCGATGGCGCGCATTGGCCTTACCGACATCCAGCAGGATGAAATCGGCAATGTCTGGGGGACTTACAAGGGGAGTGGGGGCGGGCCTGTAGTCGCCTTCGCCGCTCATACCGATACCGTATTTCCGATGGACACGCCGATTCATGTGAAAGAGATCAATGGCCGCTTTCATGCACCTGGCATCGGCGACGACACGGGATCACTTGCCGCTCTGATCAACGCCTTCGACATCATGAAATCGAGCGGGATCAAGACAAAGGGCGATGTGATCTTTGTCGCCACCGTGCAGGAAGAGATCGGACTGCTGGGCGCAAAGCATTGGCTCGAACACATCGCCAAGAAACCGGACATGTTTGTCGCCGTCGATTCCCGCCTGGGAGGTGTTGGCTATGGCGCACTGCTGATCGAGCAGTACAAGTTCATCTTTGAAGGTCCGACCTTGCACACGCTCGCGAGCAAGGGCAAAGCCAATGCAGCACGCGGCGCGGCCCGGGCGATTCTGGCCATTGGCGAGATGAAGATGCCGGAGCCGAAAGAAGGTGGGTCACCGAATCTGCCTGTGGCGAATGTCGGAACCTTGGGTGGGGGCACCGTCGTCAATGCGACGCCAGGCAGCGTGTATATCACGGTGGATATTCGCAGCCAGGATATCCAGGCGGAGCAGAAGCTGGTGGAAGACGTCAAGGGAATCGCCCAGCGAGCTGCCAACCAGGAAAATCTGCACCTGAAGATCGAGAGCATCAATGTCGTGCATGACTACTCGAAAGCACTGCCCAAAGAAGTCCGGCTGCATCATCCGCTGGTGCAATCGACGCTCGCCGTCACCGACTATCTCAAGCTCAATGGCGAAAAGAAGGCCGTTGCCTTTGACAGCGGAAGCGACGATCACAACATTGGGGTGGCAATGGGGATTCCGTCGATCGGCATCGGCGCCATTCTCGGCGGTGGGGCGCATTCCCTCGAGGAGAGCGCAGATAAGGCTTCGATTCTGCCCGGCACAAAGTATCTGATCTTGCTGGCTTCGACGCTGGCTGGTGTGAACTAGAGACGATTTTCGAGGTGGGCCGCCTACCCCGAAAATCAACAGCAATCTGAAAGATGGCAAGCAACCGACTGAAGCCAATCGCTTCAGTCGTCCAGGCTTGGCTTTACATTCGGAACCGCATATTCACAACGACAATACAGGCAAGCACCCTGGTGTTCGATAACGGCACAAACGACGACGATGTCGTCTAGATCGCAGGGGCGCAGGAGCCGGAGCAGTGGAACCGGTGTCACAAGATACGATACTGAGACCCATCGGCATCTGGGATGGAGCAAGTCAGAATCTGCTCTTCACCCAGACCTTGGACCTCGACAGTGAACCGGAGATGGCCTCTCCTGGATTTACCAAAACCTTGAGAATCCGGAGCTGTCGAGCGCCTTCCCCGTCAATCGAGTCATCCGGCGGATCAGCACCAAGGATCCGGGAGCCATTCCAGAGCCATCTGCCTGGCTGAGCGCAAGCACAGGACTTGGCTTGACGCCTGGCATGTGAAGCGCAAAAGCAGCAGACCGCAGTCAGGCGGTAACAAAGCTTGCGGCGAGATCAAAATCCGCATCGGAACTGTCTGGAACAGGAACGATGCGGATTTTTTGTGTTCTGGATCCACGGGCAAGCCGGACGGTACTACAAGAGTTGGAGCGTGATCCCGGCAGAGGTTGACACCGATCCAAGCGTGGCAGAGATCGAACCCACGATCGGATTTAGAAGCTGCAACACAGAGCTCAGCAGGTTCAGCACGGTGAAGCTGGCCGAAGTCGCCCCGGCAGGAATAGTGACGCTCGACGGCACTCCCAGGATCGAACTTAGCAAGCTGGA is part of the Bryobacter aggregatus MPL3 genome and encodes:
- a CDS encoding YtxH domain-containing protein; this translates as MYTETSSTLEETQIMDDRNNLPYFFLGAGVGLALGLLFAPKSGEETRAMLKGKAEDSREFVKRKSGELKEQASDFVERGREAVLRQREQVNAAVEAGRQAYRDAHGNYPSEA
- a CDS encoding regulatory protein RecX, encoding MQKPTKKLDRNALQHYASMLLAQRAMTSGELRQKMRLKAIDAADIDPVIAQLTEYGALNDARYAEAYASARKENQRFGQARVFRDLNRKKIPSSLAKAAIELTYSGTDELTLIEDYLLRKFRGKNLSEFLAEQKNLASAFRRLRTAGYSASGSLQVLRRFSQAAEEIHEDDLKEDEQTD
- the pyrF gene encoding orotidine-5'-phosphate decarboxylase; the protein is MDWPRRKGLTPLATLPHHPIIVALDVENSAQALDLIDKLGDSVDFYKVGMELFAAEGTSIVREILGRQKKVFLDLKFHDIPETVKRAVARAAELGVHLLTVHAHRQVMEAAVAGKAGSDLKVLGVTVLTSIGENDLADMGYPNGTTIAGLVQQRVGLGMDAGVDGFVCSPLEVGSVRQQTGSSKILVTPGVRSAGKDQGDQKRVATPQQAMADGASYLVIGRQITRSANPKIEAEAIQREISQPMG
- a CDS encoding alkaline phosphatase family protein; this encodes MKLLLALLCLTLSAQTRSKVIVISLDGFPAYALNDPKLPIPTLRKLMANGISGPMTSINPTVTWPNHTTMVTGVKADQHGLLANGTITKTGSWPPIKVEPMIDKEKMVHVPTVYDAAHKAGLTTAQVDWVAIHNAPGITWAFREWASADGPLEKEMIAKGAIRAEELQDFSKANILYRDQVWTKAGVYLIKQHKPDLLLFHLLTLDSMHHQYGPNTLGGRGAIAFVDSCVEKLVQAVQEAGLADQTTFLIVSDHGFKAYSKQIKPNAVLESAGLGRKVYVLPEGGTAFVYLEDPSQVAKVRELLTGLEGIDKIYGVEDYSALGLPTPDKDPQFGHLLLSAKTGYSFSGATGGPVTAAPLQVGGSHGYIASDPDMNPIFIASGAGVKKRGTLDPVSNLDIAATIAQLLRVPLPTSLGKAIPLQ
- a CDS encoding NAD-dependent epimerase/dehydratase family protein; amino-acid sequence: MNPDTSTPEEIELEAQLSTPTAADIEAARQLGGDVVLLGAGGKMGPTLAMRIHRAIEEAGVKHRVIAVLRRDKGELGKGIAVVEADLMDPKAIEALPDAPNLIYLVGRKFGSLGQEHLTWATNSWVSGMCAYRYRESRNVVFSTGNVYPLVDVQSGGATEQTPTGPVGEYAQSALGRERVYEYFATQYQTPTLIFRLNYAIDLRYGVLLDIGSKVFRQEPVDLTTGYVNVIWQGEANSYCLRSLALCSSPAKLLNVTGAETASVRDIAKRFGEIFGREVRFTGEEAPTALLNNASHCHELLGKPELSIEAMIRMQAEWILSGGRRLGIPTKFEKRDGKF
- a CDS encoding dihydrodipicolinate synthase family protein; translated protein: MENSKQSWRQKLAQGVVIPAHPLALTEGRKLDERHQRALSRYYRDSGAGGIAVAVHTTQFEIREPSIGLFEPVLALAAQEAGDMIRIAGVCGKTAQATKEARIAADLGYHAGLLSLAAMRGASVEELIVHCRAVAEVIPVLGFYLQPAVGGIELPVEFWRRFAQIENVVGIKIAPFNRYATLDVVRGVAESGRAHEVALYTGNDDHIVLDLLGANRIVGGLLGHWSVWTRKAVELLHSIHAAKGADRGWFETADQVTDMNAALFDVRNHFHGCIAGIHEILRRQGLLRGRWCLNPNEDLSPGQAEELDRVCHAYPHLIDDAFVKENLDRWLAD
- a CDS encoding DUF3093 family protein, giving the protein MTRFAPSKHFVYMGLVAVLLGLMSAWVGWQWTPAIVPAALFFASALFLFWLSLHPVIEITDRELAIGRRVIPWSSITRIETTGWLTPLVLKLTVETGRKIVLLYAGDLESSGRLKEMVCNCAPHALLDGMPQGKRQATIVVRNGSTAEVEKHAILTLEDEAEVERMFQRLREVGHLDPTRTPEDR
- a CDS encoding YdcF family protein, whose amino-acid sequence is MRKIQLGLSVLVLGAVLWLARAPILTGLAQYLVQAETPKKADVIIVLGGDTVGSRILTACQLAEQNYSQRIWVSGIQGIYGFWESDLAKQYATGRGCRAEWLTPLHNNVDSTTDEAHIIAPALRAQGVKSYLLVTSNFHTRRAGDLFRKATPEMEVTVVASSNSGFSVDGWWHDRRSRKTFAYEWIKTITSWMGM
- a CDS encoding ABC transporter ATP-binding protein, whose product is MAMGTFRTTVDIAWPYLRRYKRGLAIGSFCLIAKTVLAVINPILLRDGFDALLGGFEFGKLWKFGAALLVVALFRAAAQFYARLILVSISRDVEFDMRNDLFSHLVRLSPNFYQQMRTGDIMARATNDLNQVRMMLGPGVMYWAETTLTTTLAISVMASVDWQMTLIALIPAPLVSLVVVYFGQKIHKRFEKIQAQFSDISSRAQENLNGARIVRAYAQEDAEIHKFEELNRDYIKSNLGLARDTGIFYPLMQTLVGCTFLLVLWAGGWQLYQGKITLGSFVMFQTYMGMLIWPMIAFGWVINLTQRGTASLKRLREILDANPSIVAPAQPLPLEAVRGEIVFENVSACFGEVIALDCINLRIPAGTTAAIVGRTGSGKTTLLNLTTRLLDPSTGRVLIDGLDLRKLDPEQLRRHVGFVPQETFLFSTSLTENIALGEPKATEQQVRDASAKSGLADDIASFPEGYETVIGERGITLSGGQKQRTAIARAILRDPAILILDDALSSVDTVTEEKILSQLRNVMAGRTALFVSHRVSTVKDADIIFVLDQGKIVEQGKHTELIANGGYYAELYQRQALEEELEHTG
- a CDS encoding M20/M25/M40 family metallo-hydrolase, whose amino-acid sequence is MFRGTTLLLFLASLSLFGQKTLFDPSIAQKPELKKAFAEVEARKDAIWKEWITLTEIPSPSNQEKLRIAYMKSAMARIGLTDIQQDEIGNVWGTYKGSGGGPVVAFAAHTDTVFPMDTPIHVKEINGRFHAPGIGDDTGSLAALINAFDIMKSSGIKTKGDVIFVATVQEEIGLLGAKHWLEHIAKKPDMFVAVDSRLGGVGYGALLIEQYKFIFEGPTLHTLASKGKANAARGAARAILAIGEMKMPEPKEGGSPNLPVANVGTLGGGTVVNATPGSVYITVDIRSQDIQAEQKLVEDVKGIAQRAANQENLHLKIESINVVHDYSKALPKEVRLHHPLVQSTLAVTDYLKLNGEKKAVAFDSGSDDHNIGVAMGIPSIGIGAILGGGAHSLEESADKASILPGTKYLILLASTLAGVN